One segment of Ureibacillus thermophilus DNA contains the following:
- a CDS encoding acyl-CoA thioesterase — translation MSSAHPMSRSRTTQTRLILPPDTNQYGSIFGGKILAYIDEIAAIACMKHTGKEVVTASFDSVDFVSPAYVGDMLELEAIITSTGRTSMEVYVRVLSRNVKTGEEKLTTESFVTMVAIDEEGKPTPVPAVYPETEEEEKLYKAGLERQKTRREKRKKLKEAIV, via the coding sequence ATGAGCAGTGCACATCCAATGAGCCGGTCACGTACAACTCAGACGAGGCTAATCTTGCCGCCGGATACAAATCAATATGGTTCCATATTCGGCGGAAAGATATTGGCATATATTGATGAAATCGCAGCCATTGCATGCATGAAACATACCGGGAAAGAAGTAGTAACCGCTTCCTTTGATTCGGTCGATTTTGTATCTCCTGCTTACGTGGGGGATATGCTGGAGTTGGAAGCCATTATCACTTCTACAGGGAGAACTTCGATGGAAGTGTATGTGCGAGTCCTTTCCCGCAATGTAAAAACTGGCGAAGAGAAATTAACAACGGAATCTTTTGTAACAATGGTAGCCATTGATGAAGAAGGAAAACCGACGCCAGTACCGGCTGTTTATCCTGAAACGGAAGAAGAAGAGAAGTTATATAAAGCAGGGTTGGAAAGACAAAAGACAAGAAGAGAAAAAAGAAAAAAGTTAAAAGAGGCAATCGTTTAA